Sequence from the Clostridium butyricum genome:
TAAGAAAAATATTTTATATAAAAAGCTTAATATGGATGTCATATATAGTTATGCTCTGCCAAGTATGGATTATGAAAGTGTAAAAGTTATGCATAAGTATAAAGAAAAAACTGAAATGATAAAGAAACAGGGTGTATTTAACAAAGGCAAAAGAATATTCTCTAATGTTTTTGATAAAAGTTGGGGATATGAAGAAAAAGTACTTGATGAGAAAATTATAGATAAATCAGCTACAATAAAAAAACTAGAAAATGTATGTGATGTTAACAGAGTAAAATATGTAAGTATATTAAGAGAATGGACTAAACAATACACTAGATCAATTAATGTTTTTTATAATGAAGTTAGCAAACGTGAAAAAGAATTAACTGATAAAAAGAACCAAGATATAGAAATATATAAAATAAAACAGATATTTAATGACCTAGAAAAAATAAGAAATGAACTTATACTAAGAAAAAATCCTACAAATGAGGAGCTTGAATTAGCAGCAACATTAAATGAAACGAAATCTTTGAATACATTAAATAATAATGAGAGTTTTAAAACAGTAAGCGCTATTATAGATAAAAGTAGTTATAATGTTTATAAAATAATAAATGATATATGTGAAAAAAATTATAGATTCATTGGTAGATATATGAATGATTTATCAAACAATCTTTTAAAAAATAATAGCACTGATTTATTCTGGACATGGGATGAAGAGACAGCGGTAAGATTCATTGCAAGAATAAGTGGAATATATTTATCAAATGAACAGATTAATGAATTAAAAGAATTTGGTATATTTAAGTACAAAAATATAAATGTTGTCTATGAAAATAACATAAATAAAATAAAGCTTTATGAAAAGTTAAAAACTATTTATGGTGAAAGCTACAATATGTATGTTATATTTAATGGAATTCAAATTGCCAATTCTGAAAAATATATAATAAATAATGTGAATTTAAGAGAATTTTTAGAATACAATTCTGTTATTGTGAATCTAGTTGTTGATTCATATAAGGAATTTTTTAGTGGAAGAAATATTAAAGAACTTTTAGTTGAAGTGGAAATGTTAAAGAGAAAGCTTATTAAAAAATTTAACAAAGATAAAATTGGGAAAGTGCTTATAAATTCAAAAAATCCAATATATAATATGGCACTTATAGAGTGTCAAAGTAGAAGTAATTTTGTTTTAAGTACTTATAAAGATATAAAAGAAAATCTTATGAGAAATATGTTATCACGTGGAGCAGAAGAAAAAGAAACAATAGAAGAAATTTTAAGCTTCTTTTTAGAAAATGGACAAAATGTGGAGGAGAATCATGGACGATAAATCTATATTAATACAATGTGATGAAATGACAAAAAATATGATGGGTGAACTTCAAGGGGAAATGATAGAATCTTTAGCTAAAGTATCAAAAAGCATGACAGCTGAAGTTATTGAAAAAATCAAACCAATGGAGAAAAAAATAAATGACTTAAAAAAAGAACTTGGTGATTTTTTAGAAGACAATGAAGAATTTCAAGAGATGATTGAAACTATTAATGGTAGTATGGACCGTATAACAAAAGGAATTGAAACAACCATAGAATCAGCGATAATCAAAGTTATAAGTGAACAGAGTAAGATGGTAGTTGAACATAATAAACTTTTTAATGAGAATTTACACAAATTGATGGAAGATACACAAAAAATTAAAGAGAGTTTTGAAAGTTCAAATACAATAATTAATGAAGAACTTAAAAAGTTAGATTCGAAAATTGATGAGATGACTTTTGAGCAGCTTGAAGATAAACTTGCTATTTTAGGAATAAAAATAGTTAAAGATGCAAGTAAGAATAAAAATGAGATTTTAGAA
This genomic interval carries:
- a CDS encoding dynamin family protein codes for the protein MKKDNYILSVIDEITEVLQKNEYVRERYYNDVAWLKEKAKFIKKNIVRIAIMGITSSGKSTLVNALLQEKLLPVAIKPSSSIIITCSKGSLRQATVYFNDKNPMVLKDNELNEENIGRYCDESKNPNNELQVAQIDITTPLFMLDENIHIIDSPGLDACDLEIHEKVTMEILLPTIDICLFLTTVKANSDEINSEKMRIVNRRGKQIILVQNMIDSVEEKIGKNGIVEESKLDILKKHKKRGENLLKSAIYQCNSNDRVSTKEKNNIAAENFEVVQISALNALKGIINKDEEIYRKSNFNEFIHGIEKCVSKLAPKINRERGISLISKIESIIKTDREIIDEKNGKINESSDIVTKKDIDDAFRNFKKLKEEVTLKIESVDGILYECINDIKNSKEYNLKAYEKIINRINREKELIEEEILLTVKACEYKKNILYKKLNMDVIYSYALPSMDYESVKVMHKYKEKTEMIKKQGVFNKGKRIFSNVFDKSWGYEEKVLDEKIIDKSATIKKLENVCDVNRVKYVSILREWTKQYTRSINVFYNEVSKREKELTDKKNQDIEIYKIKQIFNDLEKIRNELILRKNPTNEELELAATLNETKSLNTLNNNESFKTVSAIIDKSSYNVYKIINDICEKNYRFIGRYMNDLSNNLLKNNSTDLFWTWDEETAVRFIARISGIYLSNEQINELKEFGIFKYKNINVVYENNINKIKLYEKLKTIYGESYNMYVIFNGIQIANSEKYIINNVNLREFLEYNSVIVNLVVDSYKEFFSGRNIKELLVEVEMLKRKLIKKFNKDKIGKVLINSKNPIYNMALIECQSRSNFVLSTYKDIKENLMRNMLSRGAEEKETIEEILSFFLENGQNVEENHGR